One genomic window of Ctenopharyngodon idella isolate HZGC_01 chromosome 18, HZGC01, whole genome shotgun sequence includes the following:
- the akt2 gene encoding RAC-beta serine/threonine-protein kinase — protein MNEVSIVREGWLHKRGEYIKTWRPRYFILKSDGSFIGYKEKPETSDHNQPPLNNFSVAECQLMKTERPRPNTFVIRCLQWTTVIERTFHVDSNAEREEWIRAIQAVANGLKSREEEEPMDINFGSPGDNSLEGMEAAIAKSRTKVTMSDFDYLKLLGKGTFGKVILVREKATGMYYAMKILRKEVIIAKDEVAHTITESRVLQNTRHPFLTTLKYAFQTRDRLCFVMEYANGGELFFHLSRERVFTEDRARFYGAEIVSALEYLHSKDVVYRDLKLENLMLDKDGHIKITDFGLCKEGITNEATMKTFCGTPEYLAPEVLEDNDYGRAVDWWGLGVVMYEMMCGRLPFYNQDHERLFELILMEEIRFPRNLSPEAKALLAGLLKKDPKQRLGGGPEDAKEVMTHKFFNAMNWQDVLQKKLIPPFKPQVTSETDTRYFDDEFTAQTITVTPPDQYDSLDAEDPDTRTHFSQFSYSASVRE, from the exons ATGAACGAGGTCAGCATCGTCAGAGAGGGCTGGCTCCACAAGAGAG GTGAATATATTAAGACTTGGAGGCCCCGATATTTCATACTAAAAAGTGATGGCTCTTTCATCGGCTACAAGGAGAAGCCTGAGACGTCAGACCACAATCAGCCGCCTCTTAACAACTTTTCAGTCGCAG AGTGTCAGCTGATGAAGACTGAACGACCTCGGCCGAACACGTTTGTCATCCGCTGCTTGCAGTGGACCACTGTTATTGAGCGCACCTTCCATGTGGATAGCAATGCTGAAAG AGAAGAGTGGATACGTGCCATCCAGGCTGTGGCCAATGGGCTCAAGTCCCGGGAAGAGGAGGAGCCAATGGACATCAACTTTGGCTCCCCTGGAGACAACAGTCTGGAGGGGATGGAGGCTGCAATCGCAAAATCCCGCACCAAAGTG acAATGAGTGACTTTGACTACTTAAAGCTGCTGGGTAAAGGCACTTTTGGAAAGGTGATTCTAGTGAGGGAAAAGGCTACTGGCATGTACTACGCCATGAAGATCCTACGCAAAGAGGTCATCATTGCTAAG GACGAGGTTGCACACACAATCACAGAAAGCAGAGTGTTGCAGAACACACGGCACCCCTTCCTTACA ACACTAAAATACGCCTTCCAGACACGAGATCGTTTGTGTTTCGTCATGGAGTACGCAAATGGAGGCGAG CTGTTCTTCCACTTGTCTCGAGAGCGTGTGTTTACGGAGGATAGAGCTCGTTTCTATGGGGCTGAAATTGTTTCAGCATTGGAGTATCTGCACTCTAAAGATGTCGTCTACAGGGACCTAAAG CTGGAGAATCTAATGCTGGATAAAGATGGTCACATTAAAATCACAGACTTTGGCCTGTGTAAAGAGGGCATTACTAATGAGGCCACCATGAAGACATTCTGTGGGACCCCAGAGTACCTTGCTCCTGAG GTATTAGAAGACAATGATTACGGCCGTGCAGTGGACTGGTGGGGTCTAGGAGTGGTCATGTATGAAATGATGTGTGGTCGCCTGCCATTCTATAACCAGGACCACGAGCGTCTGTTTGAGCTCATTTTAATGGAGGAGATTCGCTTTCCTAGAAACCTCTCGCCCGAGGCTAAGGCCCTGCTGGCCGGCCTGCTCAAGAAAGACCCTAAACAGAG GCTTGGAGGAGGTCCTGAAGATGCCAAAGAAGTGATGACACACAAGTTCTTCAATGCCATGAACTGGCAAGATGTCCTTCAAAAGAAG CTCATCCCACCCTTCAAGCCCCAAGTGACCTCAGAGACAGACACACGCTACTTTGACGACGAGTTCACTGCACAGACCATTACTGTCACGCCACCTGACCAAT ATGACAGTCTTGATGCTGAGGATCCAGATACACGCACACACTTCTCGCAGTTCTCCTACTCAGCCAGTGTGCGGGAGTGA